The genomic stretch ACGACCTGTCCTCTCTAAATGCTACACTCCATCTGTGCTAATGGCAATAAGTATCTTATTCGTCAAGTCAAGCTCAATTCAATGGCGCCTCTATTGAAGCGACAATAGACACCACAGCAAACAACACGGGCACGCTAGCTAAATGTTCTTTGTAGCTTTTTCAACCAACAATGCACCAATGCACCAGCAAACCTTCTCTTGCCACATTTCGTAACCACAGCGACCAGCTTTTCTGCTTCAGAAATTTTCGCTAAAAATATTTTGAATTTGACTATATAACGCATTGCAAGGATTGCCAAAGCTTAAGCTATACTGCAGCCACTACTATTCAACTATATATTGAGTCTCCTCCGCATCCACGGCACATAGTCATATGCATATAAACTATTCACAGCCAGCCTCCGGCCCTCAAGGCCACAAATTGCCAAACTCGGAGCTCGAACCGGACCGGCAGAGGAGGTTGCGACATCCGGCCCTCCGGAAACACGCCGATAGAATTGGGGTCTTGTTTgattttgaaaaaaaaaaaaaccccccccagTCTCCAGAGCTCTGATTGTGCAGAGATTCGCAGCGCCGAAGCCGGAGGGCAAAGCAGACCCGCTTTGAAGCCATTCTCTCGACTCGACTCATGAGCAGATCTTTAATTGAGAGACGCTACCCATACTACCCCAGAGTTCAGAACCTCCGATACGGAAGAACAcggagagagaagaggaaaatgaTTCACAAGGGACAGTTTTGTATGTGCGTGAAACGAGAATTCATATTTTCCCATATGCGGTATCGTAAAAAAGGCCCTAACTTTTTAAACTATCACAACATGCCTCGTCACTCCAGATCTCCCAGGACCTTTGCCGAGTGTCCAATGCAGGTaccaaaataaaaaaacgaCATTTTACCCCAAAATGTTTTTCCTCCCCACAACACCATCCTTAAAACCCACAACGCGCGAGTCGCGCTGCTTATTTCTGGTTCTCGGGTCGCAGAGAGCTGTGTAAAGAAAGTGAACATGTTAGCAATGGTGATCTTGAGTGAATGAGATGTAATGTAGTGCTGCGTGATGCATAGGTAACTTACCGAACGGCCTTGCCGGCTCTCCAGATCTCCAGCTCTCGGATCTCCTTCAGCTCAGCCTCATATCTCTCGCGGTAGTCGGGCTGGCTGTTGTATTCGAGGGATCGCTTGGTCTCGGAGCCATCCTTGACGGAATCGTACAGGCTGTTGAAGACGGGCTTCAGGGCATCCTTGAACTTGGGGGTCCAGTCAATGGCACCACGTCGGGCAGTGGTGGAGCAGGCATCGAACATCCAGTCCATGCCGTTGGCACCAATCAGAGGGTACAAGCTCTGGGTGGCCTCCTCGACAGTCTCGTTGAAGGCTTCGCTGGGGCTGTGTCCGCGCTCACGGAGAACCTCGTACTGGGCGAGGAACATGCCGTGGATACCGCCCATCAGGCAGCCACGCTCACCGTACAGGTCAGAGTAGACTTCCTTCTCAAAGGTGGTCTTGTACAGGTAGCCGGAGCCGATGGCAACACCAAGGGCAACAGCCTTCTCCTCAGCCTTGCCGCTCACATCCTGGTAGACGGCGAATGAGGAGTTGATGCCACGGCCCTCACGGAAGAGGGAGCGGACAGTTCGGCCAGAGCCCTTGGGAGCGCAAAGGATGACGTCAATGTTCTTGGGGACATCAACCTTGGTGAGGTCCTTGAAGACGGGGGAGAAGCCGTGAGAGAAGTACAGGGTCTGCGGCAGACAGCCGAGTTAGTCGCAACTTTAACAATGGCACGCCACCTAATTGGGGTGAGGCTGCCATGAGAgtgaggggggagaggcagcgcagccacATACCTTGCCCTCAGTCAGTTGAGGCTTGATGGAGGGCCAAGTCTCGGACTGGGCGGCGTCACTGAGGAGGTTCATAACGATGGTACCACGGGTGATGGCATCGTCAACCTCGAAGAGGTTCTTGCCAGGAACCCAGCCATCCTGGATGGCGTCCTTCCATGACTTGCCGTTCTTTCGGACACCAACAATGACGTTGAGGCCGTTGTCGCGGAGGTTGAGACCCTGGCCGTGGCCCTGGGAGCCGTAGCCGATGAGGGCGAGGGTGTCGTCCTTGAAGTACTCCTGCAAGGCAATTGCGGTCAGTTCGTGCGCCTCGCCCAAGCAAATCACCATTGGATGAATTGGAGTGATGGAAAAGTGAGGTGTCTATGACTCCTCGAGGGGGtccattttcattttcaatTACTCACCAGAAGCTTCTCTTGGGGCCAGTCGGCACGCTCTACAATGCAGCCAGTTGTCAGATCacagctctccatctcataACGCCTCTGCGCACTTACCATAGACGTCCTCCTTGACGCCCGCAAAGTCAATCGTCTTGACACCACGGACCTGCTGCTGGGACAGGCCAGCCAGGGCCgggcgagcagcagcgacggcgcgAGTGGCGCTGCGAGCAACAGTGTATGAGCGCTGGGCCACACGAGGGGCAATCAGCTGTCGAGCAATTGGTGCCCGCAGGGTCTTGGAGAAAGCTTTTGAGGCCATTGTGAGGAGGGATCTGGTGTGTAAGagggatgaagaggagaaaaaaagaaagaaaaaaagaagagggaagtAGGAAAGTTTATTTAGCAGAGAGCAGATGAGCAACAGATCGTCTACCTTTTGAATTGGGTGGGTGGGGGAAAAGCCTCAGTGGCAGCAGCCCGATCTCGGTGGTGCCAAttgcgccagctccagcagcttttcTGTCTAGACGGAGGTGCCCCCTGTCCCACACATGTGAAAAAACCCCCGTTGTATGTAATTCGAGCCTAGCCCTGCCAAGGGTTTATCAGAAATTGCCTGTACAGTCAGTGCGATGAGTAACAGAGACAATGGCGAGCCTTGCTTTGACGTTTGTGGTGGGCCCTCAGCTTACTGTACTGTACCCAGAAGCATGTCTTGTGTCAATTGGGATGTAGCACGTCGTAATATTGCGGCAGGATTTTAGCATTGCTGTGACTACAGGTAGTGGCTATTCCGTGGCCAATTGGTCAGCCATTATTGATGAAGTTGATGTTCCCTGTGCAATTGTTCAACCGCTGTGATTAGAATTCcacgaagctgctgctcatccTCCCCGCAGCCGACTGCTCGTCTCCCAGCCAGAGGTGACGCATCCGATGAGCGCTTGCAGCGCCCACTTGCTCCGTTAAGGCTCCAGCAGCGTGGAGCTGCAGCCCCACCTCAACCGCCGAAATctggcttctgctgctcgtgTCCAATGGAGCGTTTCTTATTCCAAGTTATTTGTTCGAGCCATTGGCGTCTATCCATGATGATTTACTCTTAGCAATTTCAAAGCAGAGCCTTCTCTGCCcctgcatcatcatcttcttcttcttttgctctcttgAAGCTCACCTTGTAATCATCTCTAGCCGTCTCCAAAACATCTTCTCGTCTCGTCATGGCCAAGCTCCGGTCGTGATCCGGAGAGTCACCAGCCGCAGCATGTATTTTCGCACCTACAACATGCCGGGATACCCAACACCAGCCTCTGGTATCTTATTTACCACCCTCATGTAGTTCTCTTCCCTTTGGTCCAATTGCTCTCTCCCTGCCTATGTCTGCGTGCTACGTGGGCGAATGCATGCACAGGTACCTCGCCCAAGCAGCCAATCACGTAGACGCTTTCTCTAGATACTTGTAGCTCAGTTTCTTACAAGTACTTGTTCTGCATTGCATGACATGCAAGGACAATGTCTTGGGTTGAGCCACGCAGCGGTCGTGGAGTGATGGAATTGCTCAGGTTTCAGACTGCGTTGCACCgtgtactactagtagtccTAGGACTTTGTATATGCCTGGCAGGACACACTCGGGCCATTTCGGAACGGCCTCAGACAAAACATCGATTCATCTAAAATGGCAAGGCTCTTACGGCGTGTTGATGGTATGAAGCAGTATCATCTTTGAGCAGCCGAGCCTGCAGGGGAACACCGAATGTGTGAGCATCAGCTTACACCTAGCTAGCACACCATTTAACTATTACTAGTGGCCGATCGGATAGAGGTAAAAAGGCTGGCTGGGGAACGATTTCTGGCAGCGTCCTGACACTACTGTAGCTCCAATGTCGTCTTATTATACAGCGTAGGAAGCTGGGAGTATTGAACCTTCCATTCCATTGGTACCATCACCTACGCATCGTGTATAAACCGCAGGGTAGCTTAGCCTGCCACTCCCAATTATCGTCACAACCAAAGATTAACCAGTGAGCTTTTCTACTCCAAAATACAGACTCCGTCCAAGCACAGTATTACGCAACAAACGCCATATATTTCTATGCTATGTGTAATGAAAGGTAGGTAGTATATAGATAAGTTGAACTCTCATAGCAAGCTAGGTCTCgccaagagagaaaacatccgagcagcatcttctcattGGCACACACACCAGCGGGAGCTAAGGTTCCATATGGGAAGCACAATCTCTCCAATgtagggaaaaaaagatatgTGCTGGATATCGGACGATACATGTCCTTTATATAGTATGTCGGGTGGTCCTCGTGTTGCCGTCTCGCCCGCCTCGCCCGCCCTCTTGTTCAcgaaccccccccccccctttcctcttcttatACGCTTCTTCAAGTCTATTTCAGTACCCGGTCATATGTAGTACCCTTAATAGTTCCTCCGCTCATGGCCGTTCGTACGTTTCTCTTGAAGCCTTCTCGGTTGCTTCGCAGGTCATCAGCAGCCTCCTTGTTCAACGGATCCGAAGCGTTGGGTTCTAAGAACAAGAACTGCAAATTGCATTATAAGTCAGCCTCATAACCCATAGCGCATATGCCCTCCTGAGCTGTGCGtggccaagagcaaaagagcaCGTGCTGGTTTCTTACCTGCAGCCCCACGATGACAGCATTTAGGTTCAGTACTGGTTTCCAGTCCTCCCGCAGAATGTTCAAGCACACCTTGCCTTCCAGGTCGATATTAGGATGGTAAATCTTTTCCATGCATCGCACTTTTGGAGGCTCGTGAGGGAAGTTCTGGTTGATGGCAAAATCGAAAGTGAACCTGGCCCCTCGGTACATGCCCTCGTCCGGCTCGATACTTAGGATAAAGTTCAGAATGTTGTCAGGGTCCGGGAAATCCGTTCTCATCGTGGCACCGAGTGATAGTTCTGATAAATCTGCAATTTTTGGTTGCAAACAGCCACCTGTTAGCTACCCTGTCATGCAATAGCAGAGCGAGGCTGGAAGGGGTATTTCGGATGGGGAGAGGAAGCTTACCTTTCTGCACTCGTAGCTGCGCCGCCGtcaccttcttcctcttgcccCCAGCGGCCTGGCCCTCGGCAttctcagcctctttttgctttttttttctaaataAAATAGGCGTTAGGAATCTCCGTGGTAGAATATAAGCTGGGCGCGTGCCTAGTACCATAGACCATATGTTCAACATCTTGGGCTGTTGGAGTGTCGCCGGTGTGACCGATATCCTGAAAAAGGCTGGctgcaagaagagaaaaatgaGAGACGAAAGACAAGAGAAATGCTTTTGACgagtgagaaaaaaagggcctaGACCGCCGATGTGGAAGAGGACTGAGCCTTTCGATTTGTGCACAAAAGGTGATGTTTTGGATAACAAGGAAAAGCAACCGTTCATCGGCGGGGACCGATGTTGCCTTgcctgctggagatgctgtcACACAGTCGCGATAAGATAAGGCTCCCCGTACTCCATAGTTTTTTATGCGTTCATAATCTTACACTGGCCGGAGTTTATGCGGCAACAAACACGCGCAGAGCGCATACTCTTACTGTGCTACATATATACGGACGACGAAATAAACACAAGCATTTAGGTCATTAAATCATTGAATAGATAGATTTCCATGTTTCCTCTCTAATATCCTTTCTCTCTACTTAGTAGGCACACCGCAAAAAATTTCTTCCAAACTATCTGcaaaactcttttttttttcgtctcaGGTTGCCTATTCCATCCCGTGTGAACAAAGAAACATGCTAAAAACATTAATGCCTTAATAACGTTACAAGCCAAGGTATATCTGTATATGAAAATAATTTGTCTAATAGGCAACCCCGTATATTCCTGGAAAACCACAACCGCAAAAGTCTTGATCGGAGTTGCATCCgatcttttttaatttatcTTCTGGCGAAGCAGCACATGAGACCCGTCTTACCCAGGAACCAGAGGAACCCGATGAAGCGGACGAGAGACAGCACGGCGGTGGCATACAGAAggaacttgaagaagctggcagtgCGGTTGGAGGCAGATCCCTAGAGTAGTTGTTAGTTATCAGAAGCATTCTGGCAGAGACCGTACCAAAGAAGCTAGTACTTACCACAAAGCCGACTTGGCTAAAGCTGTCGGTGGTGACACCGATGATCAAAACAATGTTGGTAAACAACCAAGAAACGACCAGACCGGTACGGAAAGACTTGTAACCATCTTCCacgtccttcttctcaatctcttcctcatccttgAAGGGAGCCAGGGCTCGTCGCACAGTCTGTTCGAACTGACTGTCGATATCCTCTTGCTCCTTTTCAATTTCTTCGACAACCACTTCGTTCTTCTCGCCCTTCTGGACATTGGCAGACGGGAGAGCCTCAGCCTTATCGGAACCCTTGGTACCCCAAGACACATCGTGCCAGTTGTTGAAAGCGTAGACCATGAGAATGTTGATGTAGGTCGACATGAGCAACAGGTAGTGGGGGAAAGAGTGGAACATGTGCCAGGGATCGAGGTACAGGAAAGAAGCAATGAAGTAAAGGCCGTAAATGGTAATCagggcaatgatgatgacaCCTGCGGCACTCGCACCGAAGAAGAAACTCTTGACAAAGTCTTCGCCGTTGTCAAAGTTGATCTGCTGGTCGAGGGGTGTCTTGAAAGCGGTAACaaccaagaagacggaaaGAACCAAGATGTAACCCTGAATTAAAGCAAAGACCATGAAAGAAGCAATATAGGTGAACTTGGAACCCTTTGGTCTGTTACCTAGAGCAAGGATAAACTGCAAGATGACGAATGCAAGATAGATATATTTCAAAAGCGTGTTGACAATGGGCGTCGCGGTATCTCCAAAGGGGAAAGCGTGATGCTCATTGGTGTTGCTGGATGGAATAGAAGGAGTACCGACAAGGTCCATGATGACAGTGGTGGTAAGGTAGTAAGAAGCCAGGGAGAACCAAGAGAAGATGACGTTGAGGAAGTTGTAAATAAGCTGGATGTGCAAGAAGAACATGCGGATGATGTTGTGGCCACTCTTGTACATTCGGCCAAAGTGCATCAGAGAGTACAGAGAGGCAGCAAACGAACCGTTGAGCCAACGACGACGCTGACTGATGAATTCGGCGGCACCTTCGGGAACATCAGTCTCAcccttggcagccttgatgTAGGTCAAATGCCATTTCTGACCAGCCTTGGCGACCAGCTCGAAACAAAGAATACGATCTTCGGCCAAGAACATGTTCTTCTTGAAAATGTTCATGCCGTCGATACCCTTCTTACCGAGAAGCTTGGAAAGCGTGTGGTCACCATGGAAATACTGCTCCAGAGGGCGTCCCATGATGGCTCGGAAACGATAGGCAGAGAAAGCACCGGGCAACACAGAGACGTAGCCGAAAGAACTCTCCAGAGGCTTGTCAAGAATATTGGAAATCTTGTACTCAAAGTTCTGCACGGCGACCAGGGGGgttgagcagcttcttgccgccCTTGCCCAACATGGCGTGAATCTCACCACAAGCACCACCAAGATCCTTGTCGTTGTAGAAACCCTCCCACAGAGCCAGCAGCGAACGAGGGCTGGGCTTGGTAccggcatcaagaagaatACAGACTTCGGGGTTCAAAATTCGGCCAAAGGCGTTGAACAGCCAACGATGGGAGTTGATCTTCTTGGTGTTCTGCTGCTtcaagcagaagatgaaCTGCACAGGGGGCAGGTTTTGCGCGTTGTCAGCAGAAGGtcggatgagctgctggttAGGCGTGACGGAAAGCTGACTGGTGTACTCAAAAATGTGAGCGACGGTTTCCTTGCCGTCGACATCCTTCTTGACGACACCATCCTGGTACACACCAATGGTGGCGAGCACGTCCAGGGTGTTCTTGTCAGCCTTGTCGATACCGTCAAAGACAAAGCAGACGACAATCTTCTGCCAGGCGGGACCTCCCTTGTTCCAGAAAGTCGATTTCTTGAGGTTGACAATGTCTCGAATGTTTTGCATCACACCGTGCAGAGTTCTGGCAAGCAGAACCTTGTCTTCGTTGTAGTACGTGATGGCAATAAGAAGCTCCGTGTGGCGGTTGTACATGCGCGGCCGCAAATCGTAACCGTTCTTCAGGGTGAAGTCATTGGGATCACAGGTAGCGGCAGTGTATCGCATCTTGATAAACTCCTCGTTGCCGCCTTCAACATCGCGGTACTTGGGCTCAACTGCGTTTTTGATGGCACTGGGCACCGGGTAGTCGATACTCAAAACGGAGCCCTGGACAAGCTTGACCTTTCTGGTGTTGTAACGCTTCAGACCGCCACCGGCagcgggctgctgctgtctctgCACCCAGCTATCATCATCGTTATCGTGGACAGTGGAGGCAGGGCGGGGAAAATCGTATCCCGGGCCCTGTCCGTACTGGTTGTAGCCATTGTCACTGCCCAAGCCAGGAGTGCCGATGGGTGATGCTCCAGGAGCATAAGACTCGGTGAGACTGTAAGCTGAGACAGGGCGGTCGGGAGGAGTTCCCGCGCCAAGTCGGTCATGCTCGTAGCCATGCGCGCCGGGCTCGTTGAGCAGATATCGTccggcttcttcctcttgctcgTGGGGAGGCAAGTGGTActagagaagagaagacagCGTTAGCCAAACCTTGCTTAACCTAATCTCGACATCGTCCTCAGCTCTTTAGGTGTTTTGGGTGGCTACTCACGCTACTGCCTGAGGGAAGATCCTGTAGCGGGTGTCCCCCGCCTGGGCCACCGCCGGCACCGTTGTATGCCATGATGGTCTATTTCTAAAGTGATATCAAGATGGCGGCTATGAAAATCGTGATGCTAACGAGCGTCTTTGGTGGGATGTTTGTTCGTAAATCGTGTCTAGGAAGTTGGCTCGCGTATGTAGGTACCAAATAGGTACAATATGGGGGGGGAACGAAAAAAATAGGGGACcccaaagagagagagagggacgAGAAAAATCTATTGAGCTCTATGCCAGCTTTGTTTGCGGAAAGCAACCCGACCCCTAACGATACGAGCAATGAGGCACCAGCCTCGAGCGATGGGATTGAAGGttggggaagatggaagagcgAGAGTTGACGACGAAGCCTGGTGGGCTGAAAAGAATAATAAGGGGAGGGAAAGGCTCTCGCGAACGATTCAGGAGATGCCCCAAGTGCTGCGTGCTTCTAGGATCTTGTTTCGGACAGTACGAAATGCATACAGTGCCCGGCCACTCGAGCGCTGGCCCAGAATAGGGGAGACTACATAGAACGCTAAGGGGCCTCGAGGGGGGGGAGCTGAGCCACCGCACCTGCACTGTACAGACTTCTCAAACAACAGGCGAACA from Trichoderma atroviride chromosome 3, complete sequence encodes the following:
- a CDS encoding uncharacterized protein (CAZy:GT2_Chitin_synth), which encodes MAYNGAGGGPGGGHPLQDLPSGSSYHLPPHEQEEEAGRYLLNEPGAHGYEHDRLGAGTPPDRPVSAYSLTESYAPGASPIGTPGLGSDNGYNQYGQGPGYDFPRPASTVHDNDDDSWVQRQQQPAAGGGLKRYNTRKVKLVQGSVLSIDYPVPSAIKNAVEPKYRDVEGGNEEFIKMRYTAATCDPNDFTLKNGYDLRPRMYNRHTELLIAITYYNEDKVLLARTLHGVMQNIRDIVNLKKSTFWNKGGPAWQKIVVCFVFDGIDKADKNTLDVLATIGVYQDGVVKKDVDGKETVAHIFEYTSQLSVTPNQQLIRPSADNAQNLPPVQFIFCLKQQNTKKINSHRWLFNAFGRILNPEVCILLDAGTKPSPRSLLALWEGFYNDKDLGGACGEIHAMLGKGGKKLLNPPGRRAEL
- a CDS encoding uncharacterized protein (TransMembrane:7 (i117-136o174-191i203-228o248-277i289-306o387-413i425-445o)) — its product is MGRPLEQYFHGDHTLSKLLGKKGIDGMNIFKKNMFLAEDRILCFELVAKAGQKWHLTYIKAAKGETDVPEGAAEFISQRRRWLNGSFAASLYSLMHFGRMYKSGHNIIRMFFLHIQLIYNFLNVIFSWFSLASYYLTTTVIMDLVGTPSIPSSNTNEHHAFPFGDTATPIVNTLLKYIYLAFVILQFILALGNRPKGSKFTYIASFMVFALIQGYILVLSVFLVVTAFKTPLDQQINFDNGEDFVKSFFFGASAAGVIIIALITIYGLYFIASFLYLDPWHMFHSFPHYLLLMSTYINILMVYAFNNWHDVSWGTKGSDKAEALPSANVQKGEKNEVVVEEIEKEQEDIDSQFEQTVRRALAPFKDEEEIEKKDVEDGYKSFRTGLVVSWLFTNIVLIIGVTTDSFSQVGFVGSASNRTASFFKFLLYATAVLSLVRFIGFLWFLEAENAEGQAAGGKRKKVTAAQLRVQKDLSELSLGATMRTDFPDPDNILNFILSIEPDEGMYRGARFTFDFAINQNFPHEPPKVRCMEKIYHPNIDLEGKVCLNILREDWKPVLNLNAVIVGLQVRNQHVLFCSWPRTAQEGICAMGYEADL